From Theileria orientalis strain Shintoku DNA, chromosome 4, complete genome, the proteins below share one genomic window:
- a CDS encoding protein mago nashi homolog, which produces MSEDDFYLRYYVGHEGKFGHEFLEFELDGNGRLRYANNSNYKRDVMIKKEVYLRPEVVNEMKRIVVESDVANEDDSEWPQPDRIGKQELEVKLGGKYHTFTTSKIGSLQEIQSSKDPHGLRVFYYLIQDLKCFVFSLISLHFRVRT; this is translated from the exons ATGAGCGAAGATGATTTCTACCTGAGATACTA CGTCGGACACGAGGGGAAGTTCGGCCACGAGTTCCTCGAGTTCGAACTGGACGGAAACGGACGACTGAGGTACGCAAACAACTCGAACTATAAGAGAGACGTGATGATCAAGAAGGAAG TGTACCTGCGGCCTGAGGTCGTGAACGAGATGAAGCGAATAGTGGTGGAGTCGGACGTGGCGAACGAGGACGACAGCGAGTGGCCTCAGCCTGACAGAATAGGGAagcaggagctggaggTGAAGCTGGGAGGCAAGTACCACACGTTCACGACCTCGAAGATAGGGTCGCTGCAGGAAATACAGTCCTCCAAGGACCCTCACGGCCTCAGGGTGTTCTACTACCTGATCCAGGACCTAAAATGTTTCGTGTTCTCATTAATAAGCCTGCACTTTAGAGTAAGAACCTAA